The Aedes aegypti strain LVP_AGWG chromosome 3, AaegL5.0 Primary Assembly, whole genome shotgun sequence genome contains a region encoding:
- the LOC5576784 gene encoding glycine N-methyltransferase: MPQADTVFQSRSDGISAEGVRDQYADGKAAKVWEIFIGDKKSRTENYRNFLVEKLRDNGCKRILDVACGTGVDSIMLLEEGFEVVSIDASDKMLKYALKERWNRRKEVTFDKWIIEEANWLTLYDDIEHLIGDGFDAVMCLGNSFAHLLDNYGDQREHIQAISNFEKCVKPGGLLLIDHRNYDNIMDTGAAPAKSIYYNSSHTADIKTSVLYVASKPTLVTMDYVISTGRGDTSEFRLSYYPHKLAVFEDILRTIFKGHSAYEMYGDFKTMDKVANPAFYIHVVQKGK; encoded by the exons ATGCCTCAAGCAGACACCGTATTCCAATCGCGCTCGGATGGCATTTCGGCCGAAGGTGTTCGCGATCAGTATGCCGACGGAAAGGCGGCCAAGGTCTGGGAAATCTTCATCGGGGACAAAAAGTCCCGCACGGAGAACTACCGTAACTTTTTGGTGGAAAAACTGCGGGACAATGGCTGCAAGCGCATTCTGGACGTGGCCTGTGGAACCGGCGTGGACTCGATCATGCTGCTGGAGGAGGGCTTCGAGGTGGTGTCCATCGACGCCTCCGACAAGATGCTTAAGTACGCACTGAAGGAACGCTGGAACCGCCGCAAGGAAGTCACGTTCGACAAGTGGA TCATTGAGGAAGCCAATTGGCTTACGCTTTACGATGACATCGAGCACCTGATTGGCGATGGGTTTGACGCTGTGATGTGCCTCGGAAACTCGTTTGCCCATCTGCTGGATAATTATGGAGATCAGCGCGAGCACATTCAAGCTATCAGCAACTTTGAGAAGTGCGTTAAACCCGGCGGTCTGCTATTGATCGATCACAGGAACTACGACAACATCATGGATACGGGGGCGGCGCCGGCTAAGAGCATCTACTACAAC AGCAGCCACACGGCAGACATCAAAACGTCGGTTCTGTACGTCGCCAGTAAGCCCACTCTGGTGACGATGGATTACGTCATTAGCACCGGCAGGGGAGATACCAGTGAATTCCGTCTCTCCTACTATCCCCACAAGCTGGCCGTGTTCGAGGATATCCTGAGGACGATTTTCAAGGGTCACTCGGCATACGAGATGTACGGTGATTTTAAAACCATGGACAAAGTGGCTAATCCTGCCTTCTACATTCACGTCGTACAAAAAGGCAAATAG